A window of Acidobacteriota bacterium genomic DNA:
TCGTTCGCACCGCCTCGGCCATTGGCATCGGCCGGTGCTACTGTCGCCACAAGATGGAGCACGTGGGCCGGGCCTGCAATGCGCCCCAGGACATCTGCATGACCTTCAACGGCCCGGCCAAATCGTTGAATCGCCGCGGGGTCACCCGGCCGGTCACAGTGTCGGAAGGCCTGGCGCTGTTGGAACAGGCCCGTGAGCGGAACCTTGTCCAGTTTGGTGAAAACGTCATGGAGCGTGCCGGCTTCATCTGCAACTGCTGCGGCTGCTGCTGCGAGGCGATGATCGCCGCGCGGCGGTTCGCGGTGCTGCGGCCGGTGCACACGACCAACTTTTTGCCGGCGGTGGACGCCGCATGCTGTACCGGCTGCGGGCGCTGCGTGGACGCCTGTCCCGTGGCGGCCATGGTCCTGGCGGCATCTGGCGAGCCCGGCGGTCCGCGCCGCCGGGCGCGCGTGGACGAGTCCCGCTGCCTGGGGTGCGGTGTCTGCGTACAAAGTTGCACCGGCGGGGCCATCCGCCTGGTGTCGCGGCCGGAGCGGGTGATCACGCCGGTGGACGGAGTGCACCGTGTGGTGGTGATGGCCATCGAGCGGGGCAAGTTGCAAAACCTGATTTTCGACCGCCAGACGCTCTGGAGCCATCGCGCCATGGCCGCTGTCCTGGGTGCGATCTTGCGCCTGCCGCCGCTGCAACAGGCATTGGCGCGGAACCAGCTCCGCTCCCGCTATCTTGACCAGCTCTTGAGCCGCCACAAGCTCTGACGCCGGGATGATCGGTAATAGGGATACGTCTGGAAACTAACATTTTCTTGGCATATATGTTATGCTAACAGTACATTCCGGGCGTGTTTGGTGTTTTATGAAACGAAGTCCCTCCTGGCAGCATCATTTCAATAATGTCAAAGAATACACTTTCCGTCATACCTTTATTCACAATCTATCTGGAGGAGCGATGAGACGCATGCGTTGGATCGGCTTGATGCTGGCTCTGCTGGCGCTCACCCTCACAGCGTCTGCTCAGGTGAAGGACAAGCGCGTGGAGCTGTCCCCGTACATCGGCGGCATCTTCTACGACGGTGACCTGAACCTGAAAGACAACCTGTTGTTCGGTTTCCGGGTCGGCTACAACTTCAATCCGCGGTTCGGGCTTGAAGGCGGCGCCGACTTCTCGTTCCCGGGTGTGGATGATACGAACCTCTACCCGCTCGAAGAGGCGACGTTTGGCATCCCGGCTATGAGCACCAACAACATGTTCTACCACGTGGACGGGTTGATTTACCTCTTCCCTGAGTCCCGGTTCAACCCGTTTTTCGTGGCGGGATTGGGCGGGGCGCGCTATGCTCCCGACCGGGGAGACACCCTGAATAAATTCCTCACCAACTTCGGCTTCGGGGCCAAGTACTGGATGAGCGATCGGGTGGCGCTTCGGTTTGATTTCCGGGATCTGGTGTCACTCGATGAAGCCCGGCACAACCTGGCGGCTCAAGCGGGCCTGGCCATCGCCATCGGCGAGAAGGCGGTGCCGCCGCCGCCACCACCGCCGCCGGCACCGGTAGTGGAGCAGCCGAGACCGGAACCGCCGCCGCCGCCGCCACCGCCGCCGCCACCGCCGCCGCCGGCACCGAAGCCGGAACCGAAGCCGGAGCCGAAACCGGAACCGAAACCGGAACCGCCGCCACCGCCGCCGGCGCCGAAACCCATCGTGCTGGAAGACGTGCACTTCGCGTTCGACAAGGCGACGCTCACCGATGAAGCCAAGGCGATCCTCTTCCGGAACATTGCCACGTTGAAGGAAAACCCGGGCATCAGGGTGACCGTGGAAGGCCACACCTGCGCGCACGGGTCGCCCCAGTACAACATGCGTCTGGGCGAACGGCGTGCTCAGGCCGTCAAGGAATTCCTGGTTCGCGAAGGCGGCATTGATGAGTCCCGCATGACCACGATTTCCTACGGCGAAACCCGCTTGGCCATGCCGGAAACACCGACGGCGGCCAACGTGAATTCACCCGAGTGCAACGCCAACCGGCGCGTTCATTTCGAAATCGTCGTTCAGTGACAGTTCCCGCGGGGCAGGGTGATCCCCCTGCCCCGCGTTTGTTTCCAGGATTTTTCGTGGCCTTGCGACGGACGCTCTGCCGAATAGGCCTCGTCGGGTTGATGGCCGGTCTGGCCGTATCCGCTGATCCGCGATATTTCCCCGCTCATGCCGCCGCGCAATCACCGGAAGGCAATGCCGACCGGGTCGTTTTACTCTCCCCTCCGCCGGAAGTGACGGACGGGGAAGCGGTCTGGCGTGATTGCACCGCCGTCACGTTCAATCCGTGCGGCCTGCCGGTGTTGCCGTTCCTGAAGCTGGCGTGCGCCGACCTGGATGGCGACGCCCGGACCGACCTCATCGCCGGCGGCAAGGACGGCCGTCTGACACTGTTTCGAAGCACCGACGGCAACGCCTGGCAGGCGGACGCCGACTATTTCGCCGGTGTGGGGGAAGGGGCGTTCGCGGCGCCGGCGCTGGGCGATCTCGACGGGGACGGCACCGTCGAGTTGATTGTGGGCACCGGGGGCTTTTCGTCACGCTCCGGCCAGGTGCTGGTCTATGCCAACGCCGGCACACCAGCGGCGCCGCGCTGGGAGCGCTGGCCCGACCCGGTGATCGATGTGGGCGACGACGCGGCGCCGGCGGCGGTGGATTACAATTTCGACGGCCATTGCGACTTGATCGTCGGCAATTCGACGGGTCACCTGACCATGTTGGCAAACGATGGTCGGGGGCGCCTGGCGCCTGAGGCGCTGCCGCTGGCGCTCCGGCGTTCCTTCGGTATGTACGCCACGCCCGGCGCATTCCGGTTGGACCAGGTGGTGTTGCTGGCGGTGGGGTCATCCATGGGGAAGATCGCGTACTTCCAGTTGAAGCGGGGCGCCCGCGGCCTGTCGGTGCAGCCATTCGCCGTCACGCACCCGCGCCGGGATTTTTATGCGCCGCTGTTTGTGTCGTTGCGCCAACCCGACCGGCTGGATCTCCTGCTGGCGGACGGCGACGGCGGCGTCCAGTACTTCGAACAGAAAGCGCCGGGCGTCTGGGCGTGGACGCGCAACCTGCAGCTGTTCCAGAACCGGCTGCTCCCGGGACCGGTGTGCGCGCCGACGCGCAGCCGTGCGGGCGGTCGTCTCCGGCTCGTGGTGGGCAACATGGACGGTGAGGTCCGCGCCTACGAGGCGCGGACGGAGGCCGGCAACCCGCCCTGGCAGGAATGGGCCTCGTATTTCCTCGGCGTCAAGGTGAGCGGCTTTGCCCGGGCCGTCCTCACCGAATGGGAAGGAAAGGAAGTGGTCCTGGTGGGCCAGGGGAACGGGGTTGTGGCCGCCTGGCGGAACACCGGCACCGCGAAGACCGCCCGCTGGGTGGCTTGGCCGGCCTTCACCGCCGGCGTCCGGGTCAAGGGGCACAGTGCGCCATGCCTGTTCGACCTCGACGGCGACAGGCGCGAGGAGTTGATCGTCGGCGCCGCCGATGGCCGCCTGGCGGTGTACCGCTCCCAGTCGCCGCGTGGCGGTCCGCCGTGGGAGGCCGCATCGGACTGCCTGGGACAAATCCGCGTCGGCGGCTATGCAGTGCCGTCCTTCGTGCGCGTCGCCGCCGCCGTCTGGCTGTTCGTGGGGCAGCAAGACGGTCGAATCCGGCTGTTTGTCGCCCCGGCCGGCGAGGCGGCCGCGGGGGGATTCAAGGAAGCCGTCATGCCCGAGCACGTGCGGGTCAAGGGCTTCGCCTCACCCTGGGCGGAGGCCGGCGCCGGCGGCGAAGTGGATCTCTATGTGGGCGACTATGACGGCAACCTGCGCCATTTCCAGCACGGGATTCGAGCGCCGGAGACAAGGAGACCGCCCGATGCCCACGTGGATTGACTACCGCGCGCTGTGGCGGGCTGACTTCGCCGTGATCGCGTTCCTCATGGCGACCGCGCTGCTGATTCTGCTGGTGGGCTGGCCGGCTCCGCCACCCCGCTGGCTGGCAGCGCTGGATCTCGTGTTGCTGTTCACCGCATTTGACGCCCTGGGCTACAAGTGGGTCCTGCGTTGGGGGTATCGGATCAACCGGATCCGGGACGCCCGCGAGCTGACCTACCTGGAGGCCGGCGCCGCGCAGCCGCTCCATCCCTGGTTCCAGCAGGCCACCGCCGCCTATCGGATCGTCCAGCACGGGATATTCATCCCCATCGGCCTGCTGGCCGCGGTGGCGTTCGGCTGGCGTCCGGTGGCGGCGTTTCTGCTCGTCTGGGTCACCGGGGGATGCGACCTGATGTTCTACGCCCTGGTGCGCCAGCGGATGTCGCGTGAGTTCCCGTGGCTCACCGGGTGGCTCTGGATTTTTCCCTTCGGTTTCCTGTGGCGGCTTCTGCGCCGGCCGCTCCCGCTGGCGGCGGTGACAGCCAACGCCGCGCTGGGTCTTGCCGCCGCCGCGCTGGTCCTGTTTTGAAACTTGGAATCTCGTGTTGAAACGGTTGCGGCGGCAACGCTGAAACCGCTGGAGAAGGCCGGGCGAATTCAGTCCGCCCGGTCTCGAGCGCGAAGCGCCAGAGGCCGCCGCCGAGGGGATCATCCGCGCGGACAAAGTCATTGATGCCGCGAACCCCGATCATCGTCATGCCAATGCCGGGCTGCCGTCATTCGGCCATTTCAGGCTCGGTGAACACCACCATTGATCTCGGCCACTTCCCCGGTGTGAAAATGGATTGCAGCCGACCGGCAGTCCGAATACACTGGGGGCAACGGCAACCCACACGGCAGCATACCCACGGGGGGAGCCGATTGCTCGGCCGGCCACGGTCGAATGCCGGTGGCGGGGCAGGGTGGTGTTCCGGCCTGGATTTGGAGGTCTGTAGCATGCTCTTCAACCAGATCGAGGATTTCCAGGAGGTGCTGCGCGGCGTCCTGGAATACGACCGACGGGGTGTCCGCAAGGTGCTTGACGAGCCCGCGCTGCGCGAGCGGCTGATCGAGCCGCTGGTCTTCAACGCGGTGTTTCATCCGGATGTCGAGATCAAAGGCCACTGCCGGTTCGCCATCCGCACCGCGGCCGACCGTCTGGGGATCTACCCGGCGTCGCTGTTTGATCTGTACGCCCTCAAAGGCAGAGGCAAACATCTCCTGTTCACCGTGCCGGCCGTCAACATCCGGGGGATGGCATTCGACACTGCCCGGGCCGTCTTCCAGACCATGTGCCGACACAAAGCCGGTGCGGTGATTTTCGAAATCGCCCGATCCGAGATCAACTACACCCTACAGTGGCCGGCGGAGTACTCGACGGTCATCCAGGCGGCGGCCATTCGGGAAGGTTATCGCGGACCGCTGTTCCTGCAAGGCGATCACTTCCAGGTGAAGGCAAAGATTTTCCGGGACGATCCGGAGATCGAAACTGCAGCCATCAAGCTGCTGATCCGCGACGCCATCGCCTCCGGCTTCTTCAACATCGACATCGACACCTCGACGCTGGTGGACCTGCGCCTGAGCACTTTGGCCGAGCAGCAGAACCTGAACGCCGATCTGACGGCGACCTTCACGGCTTACATCCGGGAACTGGAGCCGCTCAACACCACCATCAGCGTCGGTGGCGAAATCGGCGAAGTCGGCGGGCGGAACAGCACGTGCGAGGAACTCGACGCCTTCATGACCGGGTACTGCGACGCCCTGGCCAAGATCGACCGGAGCCTCAAGGGCCTGAGCAAAATCAGTGTTCAGACCGGCACCACCCACGGCGGCGTGCCGTTGCCGGACGGCCAGGTGGCCCGGGTCTCGCTCGATTTCGGCACGCTGGAGAAACTCAGCCGCCGGGCACGCGAAACGTACGGCCTGGCCGGCGCCGTGCAGCACGGCGCATCGACACTGCCCATGGAGCTGTTCCATCGCTTCCCCGAGAGCGGCACAGCGGAGATCCATCTGGCCACCGGGTTTCAGAATCTGATCTTCGACCACCCCTTGCTGCCGCAGGAGCTGCGGGCGGAGATCTATGATTATCTGCGGACAAAGCTGGCCGCCCAACGCAAGGAAGGCCAAACGGACGAGCAGTTCATCTACAAGGTCCGGAAGCAGGCGTTCGGGCCTTTCAAGCGGCAGTTCTGGACCCTGCCCGAAGAGATCCGGACGGCCATCCGCGACGATCTGCAGAGCCGGTTCGCCATGATCTTCGAGAAGCTGGGTGTCTTTCACACCCGGCATGTTGTGGAGGAATGCACGATCCCGGCCGACTACCAGCCCACGCTGGACCGGGAATGGGATATGCTGAAATGAAGAGATGCGTACCCGTCGCCGCTGCCGGCCCGTCCGTCACTTGAAGGTGCCGTGCACATCGGGCAAGGTCAGCCAGGCCGTGATCGCCCGGTGCATGATGACGGCATCCACCTGCGGGGACTGCTGGATTTTCACCAGGTAACGGTTCTTGAACAGCAGGCGGATCCGGGTCTGCTCCTCCGCAAAATCCTGCACCAGGTAGCCGGTGCCATACGGCAGGTCGAGGACCGTGATGCGATCGGCCGGGGCATTGGAGCGGTCGAATTCAAATTCGTTGTAATGCATGGGGGAATGCAGGGTGTCGATGACCTCGAATTCAGCCTCGCAGCTGTGGTCGGAGGACACATAATCCGCCCGGGCATAGCTGATCTGGAGGTGGGCGATCTGCCGCCGTCCGTACTCCTTCTCAGCCAGGAGATGAAGCTCCTGCCAGCGAACAGGAATCAGGCGAGCCAACACCAGCGGATCCGTCAGTCGCTCCGTGTCGGCGGGCGAGGCGGCTCCGATCACCAGCAGCACCAGCACCATCCAGCCGGCCAACCGGTTACGGTTAGACGCAACAGAACCGCGGTGTGACGAAGGCTCAACGGAAGACACGCGATATGTCGGCGCGGTGCGCATGGGATTCACCGAATCTGAATGTACGCCCCGGTGGGGATTGTGTCAATCCCGGACGATACCCAGTTCGCGCAGACGGTTCTGCCACCGCCGAACCATGGCGTCGATGCCGTTCGGGAAGCTCTCGGGCCACGGCTGCGACCCGGGATCCAAGACGAACAGGTGCCCATCCGTCCGGACCTGTGCCAGCACCGCCCCGCGAATGTCGAGTCGGGCGAGCGCGATGCCTCTGAACGTCGGCGTGGCGGCTTGCATTTCATCCCAGAGGGCGACCGGGTCGGCGGGACCGAAATCGGCGTCCCACAGATGAGCAAGGTCTTGCAGGATCTGGATGCCGGACTTGCCGGACAGCGGCGTCATGGCGGCACGAATTTTTTGAATCCGCCGTTCGGCGTTGATTACCGTGCCCGAAGTCTCGGCAAACGAGGCGGCGGGCAGGACCACATCAGCCGACTCCGCTGTGGGAGTGAGGAACAGATCCTGGACCATGAGAAAATCCAGTCCCCGGAGCAGCGTCTGCGACTGGGTCGATGCGGCGCCGCCGGCGGGATCGGCGCCGAACACCAGAGCGGCCCGGATGCCGCCGGATTTCAGCGCGGCGGACAGCTGCCG
This region includes:
- a CDS encoding 4Fe-4S dicluster domain-containing protein; translation: MAHATAREAYRRLTDRLNRFPQGAPPGDLLFRILALLFTPREAELVARLPLRPFTARRAARAWRISEADARRILEELADRSLLLDVDHNGESRYVLPPPMAGFFEFSLMRVRPNLDQKLLAELFYQYLNVEEAFIRALFCEGETQLGRVFVSEPALSAENALHVLDYERASHIVRTASAIGIGRCYCRHKMEHVGRACNAPQDICMTFNGPAKSLNRRGVTRPVTVSEGLALLEQARERNLVQFGENVMERAGFICNCCGCCCEAMIAARRFAVLRPVHTTNFLPAVDAACCTGCGRCVDACPVAAMVLAASGEPGGPRRRARVDESRCLGCGVCVQSCTGGAIRLVSRPERVITPVDGVHRVVVMAIERGKLQNLIFDRQTLWSHRAMAAVLGAILRLPPLQQALARNQLRSRYLDQLLSRHKL
- a CDS encoding OmpA family protein, whose amino-acid sequence is MRRMRWIGLMLALLALTLTASAQVKDKRVELSPYIGGIFYDGDLNLKDNLLFGFRVGYNFNPRFGLEGGADFSFPGVDDTNLYPLEEATFGIPAMSTNNMFYHVDGLIYLFPESRFNPFFVAGLGGARYAPDRGDTLNKFLTNFGFGAKYWMSDRVALRFDFRDLVSLDEARHNLAAQAGLAIAIGEKAVPPPPPPPPAPVVEQPRPEPPPPPPPPPPPPPPAPKPEPKPEPKPEPKPEPPPPPPAPKPIVLEDVHFAFDKATLTDEAKAILFRNIATLKENPGIRVTVEGHTCAHGSPQYNMRLGERRAQAVKEFLVREGGIDESRMTTISYGETRLAMPETPTAANVNSPECNANRRVHFEIVVQ
- a CDS encoding VCBS repeat-containing protein; the protein is MALRRTLCRIGLVGLMAGLAVSADPRYFPAHAAAQSPEGNADRVVLLSPPPEVTDGEAVWRDCTAVTFNPCGLPVLPFLKLACADLDGDARTDLIAGGKDGRLTLFRSTDGNAWQADADYFAGVGEGAFAAPALGDLDGDGTVELIVGTGGFSSRSGQVLVYANAGTPAAPRWERWPDPVIDVGDDAAPAAVDYNFDGHCDLIVGNSTGHLTMLANDGRGRLAPEALPLALRRSFGMYATPGAFRLDQVVLLAVGSSMGKIAYFQLKRGARGLSVQPFAVTHPRRDFYAPLFVSLRQPDRLDLLLADGDGGVQYFEQKAPGVWAWTRNLQLFQNRLLPGPVCAPTRSRAGGRLRLVVGNMDGEVRAYEARTEAGNPPWQEWASYFLGVKVSGFARAVLTEWEGKEVVLVGQGNGVVAAWRNTGTAKTARWVAWPAFTAGVRVKGHSAPCLFDLDGDRREELIVGAADGRLAVYRSQSPRGGPPWEAASDCLGQIRVGGYAVPSFVRVAAAVWLFVGQQDGRIRLFVAPAGEAAAGGFKEAVMPEHVRVKGFASPWAEAGAGGEVDLYVGDYDGNLRHFQHGIRAPETRRPPDAHVD
- a CDS encoding aldolase, producing MLFNQIEDFQEVLRGVLEYDRRGVRKVLDEPALRERLIEPLVFNAVFHPDVEIKGHCRFAIRTAADRLGIYPASLFDLYALKGRGKHLLFTVPAVNIRGMAFDTARAVFQTMCRHKAGAVIFEIARSEINYTLQWPAEYSTVIQAAAIREGYRGPLFLQGDHFQVKAKIFRDDPEIETAAIKLLIRDAIASGFFNIDIDTSTLVDLRLSTLAEQQNLNADLTATFTAYIRELEPLNTTISVGGEIGEVGGRNSTCEELDAFMTGYCDALAKIDRSLKGLSKISVQTGTTHGGVPLPDGQVARVSLDFGTLEKLSRRARETYGLAGAVQHGASTLPMELFHRFPESGTAEIHLATGFQNLIFDHPLLPQELRAEIYDYLRTKLAAQRKEGQTDEQFIYKVRKQAFGPFKRQFWTLPEEIRTAIRDDLQSRFAMIFEKLGVFHTRHVVEECTIPADYQPTLDREWDMLK